The following coding sequences are from one Streptococcus sp. NPS 308 window:
- a CDS encoding DUF6287 domain-containing protein has translation MNKKEREKQFEEINGPKRSESKSAPNIKIYIGIVLGILVAIILVSVFSHSLIGKKESNQASSAVSTTGSTSQSSTSQGKTDETDKDKQEEIQKLKNQLATLDTKITEAEALVSKLKKETTVPKLDIEAIRNNDLSSLEGTWRSQSGNEYIIKNSGEVDATWFTNDQKYESVVGLKVSKGQDSRNPETASISAWVEDSVAGGFVVVAVPSGVVMQPGDDGKITDKSNHAEERLFSGQQYEAMLMKPEDVYYRVKPDTSKVEEEEKNLAQLQADREAIKSSLESKEKKN, from the coding sequence ATGAATAAGAAAGAACGGGAAAAACAATTTGAAGAGATCAATGGACCTAAGCGGTCTGAATCAAAGTCGGCTCCAAATATAAAAATCTATATTGGCATAGTACTCGGTATTTTGGTTGCTATAATCCTAGTAAGTGTTTTCTCGCATTCTTTGATTGGAAAGAAAGAGTCAAATCAAGCATCGTCTGCCGTTTCAACTACAGGGTCAACAAGTCAATCGTCTACAAGCCAAGGAAAAACAGATGAGACTGATAAGGATAAACAAGAGGAAATTCAAAAACTCAAGAATCAACTGGCTACTTTAGATACCAAAATTACGGAAGCAGAAGCACTTGTTAGCAAGTTGAAGAAAGAAACTACCGTTCCAAAACTCGATATTGAAGCAATCAGGAACAATGATTTGTCTAGTTTAGAGGGGACTTGGCGTAGTCAATCTGGTAATGAATATATCATTAAGAATTCTGGAGAAGTAGATGCGACTTGGTTTACAAATGATCAAAAGTACGAATCTGTAGTTGGATTAAAGGTATCAAAAGGACAAGATAGTCGGAACCCTGAGACAGCGTCTATCAGTGCGTGGGTAGAAGATTCTGTTGCTGGAGGATTTGTAGTAGTTGCTGTTCCAAGTGGAGTTGTTATGCAACCTGGTGATGATGGGAAGATTACGGATAAAAGCAATCATGCTGAGGAGAGACTTTTTTCTGGACAACAATATGAAGCGATGTTAATGAAACCAGAAGATGTTTATTATCGTGTGAAACCAGATACTAGTAAAGTTGAGGAAGAAGAAAAGAACTTAGCTCAACTGCAAGCTGATCGTGAAGCAATCAAATCTTCTCTAGAGTCAAAGGAAAAGAAAAACTAG
- the vncR gene encoding response regulator transcription factor VncR — protein MKILIVEDEEMIREGISDYLTDCGYETIQAADGEEALEQFSSYEVALVLLDIQLPKLNGLEVLAEIRKTSQVPVLMLTAFQDEEYKMSAFASLADGYLEKPFSLSLLKVRVDAIFKRYYDTGRIFSYKDTKVDFESYSASLAGQEVAINAKELEILDYLVKNEGRALTRSQIIDAVWKVTDEVPFDRVIDVYIKELRKKLDLDCILTVRNVGYKLERK, from the coding sequence ATGAAAATTTTAATTGTAGAAGATGAAGAGATGATCCGTGAGGGAATCAGTGACTATTTGACAGATTGTGGTTATGAGACCATTCAGGCTGCGGACGGTGAGGAAGCCCTAGAACAATTTTCCAGCTATGAAGTAGCCCTAGTACTACTGGATATCCAGCTGCCCAAGCTTAATGGTTTAGAAGTCCTAGCCGAGATTCGTAAGACCAGTCAGGTTCCTGTCTTGATGCTGACCGCCTTTCAGGATGAGGAATACAAGATGAGTGCCTTTGCCTCTCTGGCAGACGGCTATCTGGAAAAACCCTTCTCCCTGTCTCTCTTAAAAGTGAGGGTAGACGCGATTTTCAAGCGCTACTACGATACAGGACGAATCTTCTCTTATAAGGATACCAAGGTGGACTTTGAGAGTTACAGCGCAAGCCTCGCAGGTCAGGAAGTGGCTATCAATGCCAAAGAGTTGGAAATTTTGGACTATCTGGTGAAAAATGAAGGACGGGCCTTGACTCGATCTCAGATAATCGATGCCGTCTGGAAGGTGACAGATGAGGTGCCTTTTGACCGTGTTATTGATGTTTATATCAAGGAACTGCGGAAAAAGCTAGACTTGGATTGTATCCTCACTGTGCGCAATGTTGGTTATAAATTGGAGCGAAAATGA
- a CDS encoding LiaF transmembrane domain-containing protein → MKKLLGLVFLVAAALVLYFGSVGWPSLDVNLWSLIPVGLFLYFTLENLLKKDYKASLMCLIIAFIIANAIFDILPISSGLVIGAGVLACVGLGYLFPDKDKKEGK, encoded by the coding sequence ATGAAAAAATTATTGGGACTTGTATTTTTAGTAGCAGCAGCGCTAGTATTGTATTTCGGATCTGTTGGATGGCCAAGCTTGGATGTCAATCTCTGGTCACTGATTCCAGTTGGCTTATTCCTCTATTTCACTCTAGAAAATCTTTTGAAAAAAGACTATAAGGCTAGTCTGATGTGCTTGATTATTGCCTTTATCATTGCAAATGCTATTTTTGATATTTTGCCAATTTCAAGTGGTCTGGTGATTGGTGCGGGAGTGCTAGCTTGTGTAGGACTTGGCTACCTCTTTCCTGATAAAGATAAAAAAGAAGGCAAATAG
- the vncS gene encoding sensor histidine kinase VncS — MKRTGLFTKIFIYTFSIFSVLVICLHLAIYFLFPSTYLSHRQETIGQKATAISQSLEGKDRQSIEQVLDLYSQTSDIKGAVKGEMTEDKLEVKDNLPLDTDRQTTSLFIEEREVTTQDGSTMTLQFLASMDLQKEAEQISLQFLPYTLLASFLISLLVSYIYARTIVAPILEIKRVTRRMMDLDAQVRLRVDSKDEIGDLKEQINSLYQHLLTVIADLHDKNEAILQLEKMKVEFLRGASHELKTPLASLKILIENMKENIGRYKDRDHYLGVALGIVDDLSHHVLQILSLSSVQELREEKENIDLLQMTQTLVKDYTLLAKERNVQIDISLTHQQAYINPSVMKLILSNLISNAIKHSTPGGLVRIGERDGELFIENSCSPEEQEKLAQSFSGNASRKAKGSGMGLFVVKSLLEHEKLPYHFEMQDDRLTFFMSYPKVSQD, encoded by the coding sequence ATGAAACGAACAGGTTTATTTACAAAGATATTCATCTATACCTTCTCGATTTTTAGTGTTCTGGTTATTTGTCTTCATTTAGCTATTTATTTTCTCTTTCCCTCAACTTATCTGAGTCATCGTCAGGAAACCATCGGTCAGAAAGCGACAGCCATTTCCCAGTCCCTAGAAGGAAAGGATAGGCAAAGTATCGAGCAAGTGTTAGACTTGTATTCCCAGACTAGTGATATCAAGGGGGCCGTCAAGGGAGAGATGACAGAGGACAAGTTAGAGGTCAAGGACAACCTTCCTCTAGATACAGACCGCCAGACCACCTCTCTCTTTATCGAGGAGCGTGAGGTGACAACCCAAGATGGTAGCACTATGACTCTCCAGTTTTTAGCGTCCATGGATTTGCAAAAGGAAGCAGAGCAAATTAGCCTCCAGTTTCTTCCCTATACCTTGCTGGCATCGTTTTTGATTTCCCTCTTGGTATCTTACATCTATGCTCGAACCATTGTTGCGCCGATCTTGGAAATCAAGCGGGTGACCCGTCGGATGATGGACCTGGATGCTCAAGTGCGGTTGCGCGTGGACTCTAAGGATGAGATCGGTGATCTTAAGGAACAAATCAATAGCCTTTACCAGCATCTTTTGACTGTCATTGCGGACTTGCATGACAAGAATGAAGCCATTCTCCAGTTAGAAAAAATGAAGGTTGAATTCCTACGAGGGGCCTCTCATGAGCTGAAAACACCTCTGGCTAGTCTCAAAATCCTAATCGAAAATATGAAAGAAAATATCGGTCGTTATAAAGATAGAGACCACTATCTGGGAGTTGCCTTGGGGATTGTGGACGACCTCAGTCACCACGTTCTTCAGATACTTTCTCTTTCTTCTGTTCAGGAATTGCGAGAGGAGAAGGAGAACATCGACCTACTCCAAATGACGCAAACTCTGGTTAAGGATTATACTTTACTAGCCAAGGAAAGAAATGTTCAGATAGACATTAGCTTGACCCATCAGCAAGCCTACATAAATCCATCTGTGATGAAGTTGATTCTATCTAATCTCATCAGCAATGCTATCAAGCACTCCACTCCAGGTGGCTTGGTTCGCATCGGCGAGAGAGACGGAGAACTCTTTATCGAGAATAGCTGTAGTCCTGAAGAACAAGAAAAACTAGCCCAGTCTTTTTCTGGCAATGCTAGTCGCAAGGCCAAGGGTTCAGGAATGGGGCTCTTTGTGGTCAAAAGTTTATTAGAACACGAGAAATTACCTTATCATTTTGAGATGCAAGATGATCGTTTGACCTTCTTCATGTCTTATCCTAAAGTCTCTCAAGACTAA
- a CDS encoding ABC transporter ATP-binding protein, which translates to MAMIEVEHLQKNFVKTVKEPGLKGALRSFIHPEKQTFEAVKDLTFEVPKGQILGFIGANGAGKSTTIKMLTGILKPTSGYCRINGKIPQYNRQDYVKDIGVVFGQRTQLWWDLALQETYTVLKEIYDVPDSLFHKRMDFLNEVLDLKEFIKDPVRTLSLGQRMRADIAASLLHNPKVLFLDEPTIGLDVSVKDNIRRAITQINQEEETTILLTTHDLSDIEQLCDRIFMIDKGQEIFDGTVSQLKETFGKMKTLSFELVPGQSHLLSHYEGSSDMTIDRQGNSLNIEFDSSRYQSADIIKQTLSDFEIRDLKMLDTDIEDIIRRFYRKEL; encoded by the coding sequence ATGGCAATGATAGAAGTGGAACATCTTCAGAAAAATTTTGTGAAGACAGTAAAGGAACCAGGCTTGAAGGGGGCTTTGCGCTCCTTTATTCATCCTGAAAAGCAGACCTTTGAAGCGGTCAAGGATTTGACCTTTGAAGTTCCAAAAGGCCAAATTTTAGGCTTTATCGGAGCAAATGGTGCTGGGAAGTCGACAACCATTAAAATGCTGACAGGAATTTTGAAACCGACGTCTGGTTATTGTCGGATCAATGGCAAGATTCCTCAGTACAATCGCCAAGATTATGTCAAGGATATTGGAGTTGTTTTTGGACAACGCACCCAGCTATGGTGGGATTTGGCGCTGCAAGAAACCTACACGGTCTTGAAAGAGATTTACGATGTGCCAGACTCGCTCTTCCATAAGCGCATGGACTTTTTGAATGAAGTCTTGGATTTGAAGGAATTTATCAAGGATCCCGTGCGAACTCTTTCGCTTGGTCAACGGATGCGGGCGGATATTGCGGCTTCTTTACTCCACAATCCTAAAGTTCTCTTTTTAGATGAGCCGACCATTGGGTTGGACGTTTCGGTCAAGGATAATATTCGTCGGGCTATCACCCAAATCAATCAGGAGGAAGAGACAACCATTCTCTTGACCACTCACGACCTGAGTGATATTGAGCAGCTCTGTGATCGAATTTTTATGATTGACAAGGGGCAGGAGATTTTTGATGGAACGGTTAGCCAGCTCAAGGAAACCTTTGGCAAGATGAAGACTCTTTCCTTTGAACTGGTACCAGGTCAAAGTCATCTCCTTTCTCACTATGAAGGCTCTTCGGATATGACCATTGATAGACAAGGAAACAGTCTCAATATTGAATTCGATAGTTCCCGCTACCAGTCAGCTGATATTATCAAGCAAACCCTGTCTGATTTTGAAATCCGCGATTTGAAGATGCTGGATACAGATATTGAGGATATTATCCGTCGCTTCTATCGAAAGGAGCTCTAA
- a CDS encoding ABC transporter permease, producing MVKLWRRYKPFINAGIQELITYRVNFLLYRIGDVMGAFVAFYLWKAVFDSSQESLIQGFSMADITLYIIMSFVTNLLTRSDSSFMIGEEVKDGSIIMRLLRPVHFAASYLFTELGSKWLIFISVGLPFLSVIVLMKILSGQGVMEVLGLTVLYLFSLTLAYLINFFFNICFGFSAFVFKNLWGSNLLKTSIVAFMSGSLIPLAFFPKIVSDILSFLPFSSLIYTPVMIVIGKYDASQILQALLLQFFWLIVMVGLSQLIWKRVQTFITIQGG from the coding sequence ATGGTCAAACTGTGGAGACGTTATAAACCCTTTATCAACGCAGGGATTCAGGAGTTGATTACCTACCGAGTCAACTTTCTACTTTATCGGATTGGTGATGTCATGGGGGCTTTTGTGGCCTTTTATCTCTGGAAGGCAGTCTTTGACTCCTCGCAGGAGTCTTTGATTCAGGGCTTCAGCATGGCAGATATCACCCTCTACATCATTATGAGTTTTGTGACTAATCTTCTGACCAGGTCGGATTCGTCCTTTATGATTGGGGAGGAGGTCAAGGATGGTTCCATTATCATGCGCTTGTTGCGACCAGTGCATTTTGCGGCTTCTTACCTCTTTACGGAACTGGGATCCAAGTGGTTGATTTTTATCTCTGTTGGCCTGCCATTTTTAAGTGTGATTGTCTTGATGAAAATTTTATCTGGGCAAGGGGTTATGGAAGTGCTGGGCCTAACTGTACTTTATCTTTTTAGCTTGACGCTGGCTTATCTGATTAACTTTTTCTTTAATATTTGCTTTGGATTTTCAGCCTTTGTATTTAAAAATTTATGGGGTTCCAATCTCCTCAAGACTTCAATAGTGGCATTTATGTCTGGAAGTCTGATTCCCTTGGCTTTCTTTCCAAAGATCGTATCAGATATTCTGTCCTTCTTGCCTTTTTCATCCTTGATTTATACTCCAGTTATGATTGTTATTGGGAAATACGATGCCAGTCAGATTCTTCAAGCACTCTTGCTACAGTTCTTCTGGCTCATAGTGATGGTGGGCTTGTCTCAGTTGATTTGGAAACGGGTCCAGACATTCATCACCATTCAGGGAGGTTAG
- a CDS encoding class II fructose-bisphosphate aldolase, protein MAIVSAEKFVQAARDNGYAVGGFNTNNLEWTQAILRAAEAKKAPVLIQTSMGAAKYMGGYKVARNLIANLVESMGITVPVAIHLDHGHYEDALECIEVGYTSIMFDGSHLPVEENLKLAKEVVEKAHAKGISVEAEVGTIGGEEDGIIGKGELAPIEDAKAMVATGIDFLAAGIGNIHGPYPANWEGLDLDHLQKLTEALPGFPIVLHGGSGIPDDQIQAAIKLGVAKVNVNTECQIAFANATRKFARDYEANEAEYDKKKLFDPRKFLADGVKAIQASVEERIDVFGSEGKA, encoded by the coding sequence ATGGCAATCGTTTCAGCAGAAAAATTTGTCCAAGCAGCTCGTGACAACGGTTATGCAGTTGGTGGATTTAACACAAACAACCTTGAGTGGACTCAAGCTATCTTGCGTGCAGCAGAAGCTAAAAAAGCTCCAGTTTTGATCCAAACTTCAATGGGTGCTGCTAAATACATGGGTGGTTACAAAGTTGCTCGCAACTTGATCGCTAACCTTGTTGAGTCAATGGGGATCACTGTACCAGTAGCTATCCACCTTGACCACGGTCACTACGAAGATGCACTTGAGTGTATCGAAGTTGGTTACACTTCAATCATGTTTGACGGTTCACACCTTCCAGTTGAAGAAAACCTTAAATTGGCTAAAGAAGTTGTTGAAAAAGCACACGCTAAAGGTATCTCAGTAGAAGCTGAAGTTGGTACTATCGGTGGTGAAGAAGACGGTATCATCGGTAAAGGTGAATTGGCTCCAATCGAAGACGCTAAAGCAATGGTTGCAACTGGTATCGACTTCTTGGCAGCTGGTATCGGTAACATCCACGGTCCTTACCCAGCTAACTGGGAAGGTCTTGACCTTGACCACTTGCAAAAATTGACAGAAGCTCTTCCAGGCTTCCCAATCGTATTGCACGGTGGATCAGGTATTCCTGATGACCAAATCCAAGCAGCTATCAAACTTGGTGTTGCGAAAGTTAACGTTAACACTGAATGCCAAATCGCATTCGCTAACGCAACTCGTAAATTTGCTCGTGACTACGAAGCAAACGAAGCAGAATACGACAAGAAAAAACTCTTCGACCCACGTAAATTCTTGGCTGACGGTGTAAAAGCTATCCAAGCATCAGTTGAAGAACGTATCGACGTATTCGGTTCAGAAGGTAAAGCATAA
- the vex3 gene encoding ABC transporter permease subunit Vex3 has translation MLHNAFAYVTRKFFKSIVIFLIILLMASLSLVGLSIKGATAKASQETFKNITNSFSMQINRRVNQGTPRGSGNIKGEDIKKITENKAIESYVKRINAIGDLTGYDLIETPETKKNLTADRAKRFGSSLMITGVNDSSKEDKFVSGSYKLVEGEHLTNDDKDKILMHKDLAAKHGWKVGDKVKLDSNVYDADNEKGAKETVEVTIKGLFDGHNKSAVTYSQELYENTAITDIHTAAKLYGYTEDTAIYGDATFFVTADKNLDDVMKELNGISGINWKSYTLVKSSSNYPALEQSISGMYKMANLLFWGSLSFSVLLLALLLSLWINARRKEVGILLSIGLKQASILGQFITESILIAIPALVSAYFLANYTARAIGNTVLANVTSGVAKQASKAAQASNLGGGAEVDGFSKTLSSLDISIQTSDFIIVFVLALVLVVLVMALASSNLLRKQPKELLLDSE, from the coding sequence ATGTTACACAACGCATTTGCCTATGTTACAAGGAAGTTTTTCAAATCGATTGTTATCTTCCTGATTATTCTCCTCATGGCGAGCTTGAGTTTGGTCGGCTTGTCGATTAAGGGAGCTACTGCCAAGGCTTCTCAGGAGACCTTTAAAAATATCACCAATAGCTTCTCCATGCAAATCAATCGTCGCGTCAATCAAGGAACGCCACGTGGTTCTGGGAATATCAAGGGTGAGGATATCAAAAAAATCACCGAAAATAAGGCCATCGAGTCTTATGTTAAACGCATCAACGCTATCGGAGATTTGACTGGATACGACCTCATCGAAACGCCAGAAACCAAGAAAAATCTCACTGCTGACCGTGCCAAACGGTTTGGAAGCAGCTTGATGATTACAGGTGTCAATGACTCCTCTAAAGAAGACAAGTTTGTCTCTGGCTCATATAAGCTGGTTGAAGGTGAGCACCTAACCAACGACGACAAAGACAAGATTCTCATGCACAAGGATTTGGCAGCCAAACATGGCTGGAAAGTCGGAGATAAGGTCAAATTGGACTCTAATGTCTATGATGCAGACAATGAAAAAGGGGCCAAGGAAACAGTCGAAGTGACAATCAAGGGACTCTTTGATGGTCACAATAAGTCAGCAGTAACCTACTCACAAGAACTCTATGAAAACACAGCTATCACAGACATTCACACTGCTGCAAAACTTTATGGATATACAGAAGACACAGCTATTTATGGGGACGCAACCTTCTTTGTAACAGCAGACAAGAACTTGGATGACGTCATGAAAGAGTTGAATGGTATCAGCGGTATCAACTGGAAGAGCTACACACTTGTGAAGAGCTCCTCTAACTACCCAGCTCTAGAGCAATCCATCTCTGGTATGTACAAGATGGCCAACCTCCTCTTCTGGGGTAGCTTGAGCTTCTCAGTTCTTCTCCTTGCACTCTTGCTCAGTCTTTGGATCAATGCCCGTCGCAAGGAAGTGGGAATTCTCCTCTCTATCGGTCTCAAGCAGGCAAGTATCTTGGGGCAATTCATCACCGAATCTATTTTGATTGCCATCCCTGCTCTTGTTTCTGCTTACTTCCTAGCCAACTACACAGCTCGTGCCATCGGAAATACTGTTCTTGCCAATGTCACTTCAGGTGTTGCCAAGCAAGCCAGCAAGGCTGCTCAAGCCTCTAATCTTGGTGGTGGTGCAGAAGTAGACGGCTTTAGCAAGACCTTGTCGAGCCTAGATATTTCCATTCAGACATCAGACTTTATCATCGTCTTTGTTCTTGCTTTAGTTCTAGTCGTTCTCGTTATGGCGCTTGCTTCAAGCAATCTCCTTAGAAAACAACCAAAAGAACTCTTGCTCGATAGCGAATAA
- a CDS encoding alpha/beta hydrolase: MKILKKWFLGFLSFILLFLLATFIFHRISLEKEKASLTPMGQQVLVNGHQINVYVEGDGPETIVVLSGAGIASPILDFKEVSESLSKQYKVVIVERAGYGYSDDSNHSRDVMEVLSETRQALSQANITGPFIILSHSMASLESLAWQEKYPDEVKALIGLDWALPSSYEDLKQNQALLTVAYWSSKIGLLRYFPESFYIKNQTLIESERKQYKLLAYKQLMSQAMLHESQTVKENAKKVPSNINPKIPTLLLVSNGKGTGFSQSEWQHFAEKFASEQANVKVIYMDAPHDLYHYQSNEIVSQIEDFLKSN; this comes from the coding sequence ATGAAAATACTGAAAAAATGGTTTCTTGGCTTTCTTAGTTTTATTCTTTTGTTTTTGCTCGCTACATTCATCTTTCACCGTATCAGTTTGGAAAAGGAAAAAGCCTCACTGACACCTATGGGGCAACAAGTTCTCGTCAATGGACATCAAATAAATGTTTACGTTGAAGGGGATGGTCCTGAGACTATTGTTGTTCTCTCAGGTGCTGGTATTGCTTCTCCTATATTGGATTTTAAAGAAGTATCGGAATCCTTATCGAAACAGTATAAGGTAGTTATCGTGGAGCGGGCGGGATATGGTTATAGTGATGATAGCAATCATTCAAGAGATGTGATGGAGGTTTTGTCTGAGACTCGCCAAGCTCTTTCGCAAGCAAATATCACAGGGCCGTTTATCATTCTGTCTCATTCCATGGCTAGTCTAGAGAGTTTGGCTTGGCAGGAGAAGTATCCTGATGAAGTGAAAGCCTTGATTGGTCTGGATTGGGCACTGCCGTCAAGTTATGAGGATTTAAAGCAAAATCAGGCCTTGTTAACTGTGGCATATTGGAGCAGCAAGATTGGTTTATTACGTTATTTCCCTGAATCCTTTTATATAAAAAATCAAACTCTGATCGAAAGTGAACGAAAACAATATAAACTTCTAGCTTATAAGCAGTTGATGTCACAAGCCATGCTTCATGAATCTCAAACGGTAAAGGAAAATGCCAAAAAAGTTCCCTCAAACATTAATCCGAAAATTCCCACCTTACTACTGGTGTCTAACGGAAAAGGCACTGGTTTTAGCCAATCAGAATGGCAGCATTTTGCAGAGAAATTTGCTAGTGAACAGGCTAATGTGAAGGTCATTTATATGGATGCACCACACGATCTCTATCATTATCAAAGTAATGAAATAGTTTCGCAGATTGAAGATTTTTTAAAGAGTAATTGA
- a CDS encoding ABC transporter permease, whose amino-acid sequence MKKYQRMHLIFIRQYIKQIMEYKVDFVVGVLGVFLTQGLNLLFLNVIFQHIPSLEGWTFQEIAFIYGFSLIPKGLDHLFFDNLWALGQRLVRKGEFDKYLTRPINPLFHILVETFQIDALGELLVGGILLATTVTSIAWTLPKFLLFLVCIPFATLIYTSLKIATASIAFWTKQSGAMIYIFYMFNDFAKYPISIYNSLLRWLISFIVPFAFTAYYPASYFLQDKDGLFNIGGLILISLVFFIISLKLWDRGLDAYESAGS is encoded by the coding sequence ATGAAAAAATATCAACGCATGCATCTGATTTTTATCAGACAATACATCAAGCAAATCATGGAGTACAAGGTTGATTTTGTGGTTGGTGTCTTGGGAGTCTTTCTGACTCAAGGCTTGAACCTCTTGTTTCTTAATGTCATTTTTCAGCACATTCCATCCCTAGAAGGCTGGACCTTTCAAGAGATAGCCTTTATCTACGGTTTTTCCTTGATTCCCAAGGGATTGGACCATCTCTTTTTTGACAATCTCTGGGCTCTGGGACAACGTTTGGTGCGAAAAGGAGAGTTTGACAAGTACCTGACGCGTCCTATCAATCCGCTCTTCCACATCCTAGTCGAGACCTTTCAGATTGATGCCTTGGGTGAACTTTTGGTAGGTGGAATCTTACTAGCGACAACAGTAACTAGCATTGCTTGGACTCTTCCCAAATTCCTGCTTTTCCTAGTCTGTATTCCTTTTGCGACCTTGATCTATACTTCCTTGAAAATCGCGACTGCCAGTATCGCTTTTTGGACCAAGCAGTCAGGAGCCATGATTTACATTTTCTATATGTTTAATGACTTTGCCAAGTACCCGATTTCCATTTACAATTCGCTCCTTCGTTGGTTGATTAGCTTTATCGTGCCTTTCGCCTTTACGGCCTACTATCCTGCCAGCTATTTCTTGCAGGACAAGGATGGGCTCTTTAACATTGGTGGTTTGATTCTGATTTCTCTTGTTTTCTTTATCATTTCCCTCAAACTTTGGGACAGGGGATTGGATGCCTACGAAAGTGCGGGTTCGTAA
- the vex2 gene encoding ABC transporter ATP-binding subunit Vex2, with translation MTLLQLQDVTYRYKNTAEAVLYQIKYNFEPGKFYSIIGESGAGKSTLLSLLAGLDSPVEGSILFQGEDIRNKGYSYHRMHHISLVFQNYNLIDYLSPLENIRLVNKKASKDTLLELGLDESQIKRNVLQLSGGQQQRVAIARSLVSEAPVILADEPTGNLDPKTAGDIIELLKSLAEKTGKCVIVVTHSKEVAQASDITLELKDKKLTETRNTTK, from the coding sequence ATGACTTTATTACAATTGCAAGATGTTACCTACCGTTATAAGAACACTGCTGAGGCAGTTTTATATCAGATCAAGTATAATTTTGAACCCGGAAAGTTTTATAGTATCATTGGTGAGTCAGGAGCAGGAAAATCCACTCTCTTGTCCCTACTTGCTGGTCTAGATAGTCCTGTCGAAGGTTCTATCCTTTTCCAAGGAGAAGACATTCGGAATAAGGGATATTCTTACCATCGTATGCACCATATTTCTCTGGTCTTTCAAAATTATAACTTGATAGATTATCTTTCTCCGCTGGAAAATATCCGCTTGGTCAACAAAAAAGCAAGCAAGGATACACTTCTTGAGCTTGGTTTGGATGAAAGTCAGATTAAGCGGAACGTTCTCCAGTTATCAGGTGGTCAACAACAACGTGTCGCCATTGCTCGCAGTTTGGTCTCAGAAGCTCCAGTTATTCTAGCTGATGAGCCAACAGGAAATCTGGACCCTAAAACTGCTGGAGATATTATCGAACTGCTCAAGTCACTTGCTGAGAAAACAGGTAAATGTGTGATCGTCGTCACCCACAGTAAAGAAGTGGCACAAGCGTCAGATATTACACTTGAATTGAAGGACAAGAAACTGACTGAAACTCGCAATACTACAAAATAA